A region of the Gemmatimonadota bacterium genome:
TCGGCCTCTCGTGCTTGACGCGGACGGACTGAACGCTCTGGAGGAAGACGACACCGGCGCGGCGAGCGGCCTTGCCGGAGGGCGGGCCATCATCACGCCCCATGTCGGCGAACTGGCACGGATCACCGGGCGAACGCCGGAGGAGCTTCTGGGGGATCCGGTAGCCTCGGCGCGATATGCCGCGGGGGATCTCCGGTGCGAGGTGATCTTCAAGGGGTCGCCGTCCATTGTGGCTTCCCCCGGCGGGTCGGCGGACCTCTGTTCACTCGGGACGGACGCGATGGCAACGGCCGGTTCCGGCGATGTTCTCGCGGGTCTTCTCACGGGGATTCTCGCGCAGGGCTACGAAGCCTCCGCCGCCGCCCGCGTGGGCGTCATGGTACACAGTCGCGCCGGAGACATTGCCGCCGGCGAACTCAGCCGCCGCGGTACGCTTGCGGGGGATATCCTCCGATGCGTGCCGTATGCCTGGCGGGACCTGGAAGCTCCCGCCGAGGAGGCTTCCCCCGATGAAACGGGGGAGGGAGCTGACGGGGAATGATCGTCTCCGAACTCGGAGAGGCGGGCCTGATTGAGCTCTTCCGAAACTGGACCGGCGGATCCGCCCGTCGGGTGATTCTGGGCCCGGGCGATGACGCCGCGATTCTCCGCGCGACGGGAGACCGGTCGCTGGTCGTCTCCACGGATGCGTTCCGGGAGGGCGTCCACTTCACCCGCGAGGTGTTCTCCTCCGACGAAATCGGACACAAGATGATGGTCGCCGCATTGTCTGATCTGGCGGCGATGGGTGCGGAGGGTTTCGCCGCTTTCGTCAATGTCCACATCCCGCCCGATACGCCGGTCGAGTTCCTGCGCGGGGTGTATCTCGGGATGGACCGGGTGGCCGACTCCTGCGGTGTGTCCATCGCCGGAGGAGACACCGTCCGCGCCCCGGAGGCCGCGTTCGGCATCACCGTGCTCGGTACGGTGGAGCCGGGCTGCGCGATTCGGCGTGACGGCGCCTGCGAGGGCGACCTCATCTGCGTCAGCGGGGAGCTGGGCAAATCGGAAGCCGGGCGCCTGCTTCTCACCGGCGCCGCGAAGGGACGATTCTCCGCCGCTTCCCGGTCCACGGCGGAATCCGCACACCGAAGCCCGTGGCCCCGCTTCGATGTCTCCCGAATGCTGGTCTCGCTGGAGCGAACGGTGGTGGATTCCGAAACCGGCCTCTCCGGGGTTCACGCTGTCCGCCCGAGCGCCATGATGGACTTGAGCGACGGACTCGGGATCGACCTCGGGCGTCTCTGTGAAGCCAGCCATGTCGGGTGCGAACTGGACGAGGACCGGGTGCCGGTCTGCGATGCCGCGCGTCGCATTGCCGCCCGTCGCGACAGTCGCGCGGTGGACTTTGCGCTCGGAGGCGGCGAGGACTTCGAACTCCTCTTCACACTGTCCCCCGAGGACAAGGCCGTCGTTTTCGAAACCGCGGCATCCGCAGGGCTTGCGCTGACCTGCGTCGGGAGGATCGGCCCGGTTCGCGACGGCCGCCTGCTGATTCGCCCGGACGGGTC
Encoded here:
- the thiL gene encoding thiamine-phosphate kinase produces the protein MIVSELGEAGLIELFRNWTGGSARRVILGPGDDAAILRATGDRSLVVSTDAFREGVHFTREVFSSDEIGHKMMVAALSDLAAMGAEGFAAFVNVHIPPDTPVEFLRGVYLGMDRVADSCGVSIAGGDTVRAPEAAFGITVLGTVEPGCAIRRDGACEGDLICVSGELGKSEAGRLLLTGAAKGRFSAASRSTAESAHRSPWPRFDVSRMLVSLERTVVDSETGLSGVHAVRPSAMMDLSDGLGIDLGRLCEASHVGCELDEDRVPVCDAARRIAARRDSRAVDFALGGGEDFELLFTLSPEDKAVVFETAASAGLALTCVGRIGPVRDGRLLIRPDGSRESLPEFGFDHFPASGFRR